In a single window of the Dreissena polymorpha isolate Duluth1 chromosome 3, UMN_Dpol_1.0, whole genome shotgun sequence genome:
- the LOC127871511 gene encoding uncharacterized protein KIAA1958-like translates to MSKAESKEIHHIEPTLLDEYLATFLLSLKKSNGTDFEPSSLRGIIASVDRYMKRHRYGCSVMTGTGAQFALPRDTYNAKKKSLKKQGLGNRPREAHPLSDTDIDLLWEKGILGTESPKALLNTVWLNNCLHFGLRGTTEQYNLRWGDVRLRVDSNGVEYLELNERQTKTRTGENIADIRKVSPKMFGTSGPRNPVLIYKLYSNMRPSDFSSDQPPFYLATRTIDTASQWFLRQQLGVNKMGQLLKAMAKDAGFPEHKRITNHSVRKFLVQKLRNANIPPTEIMAITGHKNVQSITNYSTISVEQQQKCSNILAQSSKCNKQTASSCLPSCTETMVEMQPTQPLSTVEQVDLDFRPTQSLHQQMSFSRSNNFASQLFGATFHIQNFNVNN, encoded by the exons atgtcaaaagctgaatcaaaagaaatccaccacatagaaccaactcttcttgatgagtatttggccactttcctgttgtcccttaaaaagtcaaatggcacagattttgaaccaagctccctccgtggcatcattgctagtgttgacaggtacatgaaacgacatcgctatggatgttcagtcatgaCAGGGACTGGAGCCCAATTTGCACTCCCAAGGGATacctacaatgcaaagaaaaaaagtcttaagaaacag ggtTTGGGAAACCGTCCTAGGGAGGCCCATCCGCTGAGTGATACCGACATCGATCTGCTCTGGGAGAAGGGGATCCTTGGCACGGAGTCTCCGAAAGCCTTGTTAAATACAGTCTGGTTGAACAACTGCCTTCATTTTGGCTTGCGAGGTACAacggagcaatacaatttgcg gtggggagacgtccgcctccgtgtagactcgaatggtgtcgagtatctcgagttaaacgagcggcaaacgaaaacgcgcacaggagagaacatcgctgacataagaaaagtgtctcccaagatgttcggcacttctggaccaagaaatcccgtgttaatttacaagctgtactcgaatatgcgtccatctgatttttcttcagatcagcctcctttctacctggcaacacgcacaattgacactgcatcccagtggttcttgcgtcaacaattgggtgtcaacaagatGGGTCAgctgctgaaggccatggcaaaagacgccggctttcccgagcacaagagaataaccaaccactcagttcgcaaattcctggtccaaaaacttcgaaatgcaaacattccacccactgaaatcatggccataacagggcacaaaaatgtccagtccataaccaattattccaccatatctgttgaacagcagcaaaagtgttccaacattcttgctcagtccagtaaatgtaacaaacaaacagcttcctcttgtttaccttcatgcactgaaactatggtcgaaatgcagcctacacaaccactgtctaccgttgaacaagttgatcttgattttcgtcccacccagtcacttcaccagcaaatgtctttctctcgttcgaacaactttgcctcacaattgtttggtgccactttccacattcaaaattttaatgtgaataattag